A region of Nostoc sp. 'Peltigera membranacea cyanobiont' N6 DNA encodes the following proteins:
- a CDS encoding STAS domain-containing protein translates to MIAEPLNLTVSLRGTREVRDNCQLFRLTGLLDAFSEPTFRKVLGSKIEEGPKHIILDLSQIDFIDSSGLGALVQLAKQAQTAEGTLQIVTNARVTQTVKLVRLEKFLSLQKSVEEALENVK, encoded by the coding sequence ATTATTGCTGAGCCACTGAATCTAACCGTTAGCCTGAGAGGCACTCGTGAAGTCCGGGATAACTGCCAGCTATTCCGCCTCACAGGTTTGTTAGATGCGTTTTCTGAACCAACATTTCGTAAAGTACTTGGCAGCAAGATTGAAGAGGGCCCTAAGCATATTATTTTGGATCTCTCACAAATCGACTTTATTGATAGCTCTGGCTTGGGTGCTTTGGTACAACTAGCCAAGCAAGCTCAAACTGCTGAGGGCACTTTGCAAATTGTCACGAATGCCCGTGTAACTCAAACGGTGAAGCTTGTTCGCCTAGAAAAGTTTCTCTCCCTGCAAAAATCAGTTGAAGAAGCTCTAGAAAACGTCAAGTAG